One stretch of Limnohabitans sp. DNA includes these proteins:
- a CDS encoding alpha/beta hydrolase, whose protein sequence is MSSHHTNPRSLLNAAARSLIERVERAGRPPMAAMSPVQARAFYDTGGPMLDLQPAPHVDRVHNFSIPARDGHAMPARLYAPQSDVALPVLLYIHGGGFSVGSLTTHDVLCRQLSRQGHCAVVSLDYRLAPEHRFPTAVHDSWDALNWLQQHGRSLGLDTTRLAVGGDSAGGTLATVCALMARDLGLPLRLQLLFYPGCIARQDTASHLTFAEGFMLDKDTVDWFFANYIDEADREDWRFAPMNAPDHSGLAPAWIGLAECDPLVDEGVRYADTLRMAGVPVDLEIYKGVVHGFITMGRAIPLALQAHADAGRALKNAFES, encoded by the coding sequence ATGAGCAGCCACCACACCAACCCCCGATCTCTGTTGAATGCCGCCGCGCGCAGCTTGATCGAGCGCGTTGAACGCGCAGGCCGGCCCCCGATGGCCGCCATGTCGCCTGTCCAAGCGCGTGCCTTTTACGACACCGGTGGGCCGATGCTCGACCTGCAGCCCGCCCCGCATGTGGACCGGGTGCACAACTTCAGCATCCCTGCTCGCGACGGCCACGCCATGCCCGCCCGCTTGTACGCGCCCCAAAGCGATGTGGCCTTGCCCGTGCTGCTGTACATCCACGGCGGCGGTTTTTCGGTGGGAAGCCTGACGACCCATGACGTGCTGTGCCGCCAACTCTCACGCCAAGGGCATTGCGCTGTGGTGTCGCTGGACTATCGACTGGCCCCTGAGCACCGCTTTCCAACGGCCGTGCATGACAGTTGGGACGCCCTGAACTGGTTGCAGCAGCATGGCCGATCGCTGGGTTTGGACACCACGCGATTGGCCGTGGGCGGCGACAGCGCTGGTGGCACTTTGGCCACGGTTTGCGCCCTGATGGCCCGTGATCTTGGACTGCCCCTGCGCCTGCAGCTGCTGTTTTACCCCGGCTGCATCGCCCGGCAAGACACCGCCTCGCACCTCACGTTTGCGGAAGGCTTCATGCTCGACAAGGACACGGTGGACTGGTTTTTTGCCAATTACATCGACGAAGCCGATCGGGAAGACTGGCGTTTCGCGCCCATGAACGCCCCAGACCACAGCGGCCTGGCCCCGGCCTGGATCGGCTTGGCCGAATGTGACCCCTTGGTGGATGAGGGCGTGCGCTACGCCGATACTCTGCGCATGGCGGGTGTGCCGGTTGATCTGGAAATTTACAAAGGTGTGGTGCATGGCTTCATCACCATGGGCCGCGCTATTCCCCTTGCCCTGCAGGCCCACGCCGATGCGGGCCGGGCCTTGAAAAACGCTTTTGAAAGTTGA
- a CDS encoding LD-carboxypeptidase, which produces MAHIYIFSPSSAVRDKAAFRRGLKRLKAQGHEVEVDEAALVSHMRFAGDDTTRIAAITRAAASGADVALISRGGYGLTRILSALPYKQIAKAIDGGTQFVGLSDFTAFNQAVFAKTGRITWQGPALGEDFGPNEEPDDIMQACFDDLLLEQGEGTGWQLPKAEAERSVRASNAPLWGGNLSVLVSLLGTPYFPPIKGGVLFLEDVGVHPYQIERMLTQLLHAGVLSQQKAVLIGQFTRYKLVPTHDKGFKLATVVDWLRGQTKVPVLSGLPFGHVATKVLLPVGAKVDLVTEGRDALIVWGHI; this is translated from the coding sequence ATGGCCCACATCTACATTTTTTCCCCGTCCAGCGCGGTGCGCGACAAAGCCGCTTTCCGTCGCGGCCTCAAGCGCCTGAAAGCCCAAGGCCATGAAGTTGAGGTGGACGAAGCCGCATTGGTCAGCCACATGCGCTTTGCGGGCGACGACACCACGCGCATCGCGGCCATCACCCGCGCTGCCGCCAGCGGGGCCGATGTGGCGCTCATCTCGCGCGGCGGCTATGGCCTCACGCGCATCCTGTCCGCCTTGCCCTACAAACAGATCGCCAAAGCCATCGACGGCGGCACGCAGTTTGTGGGTCTGAGCGATTTCACCGCTTTCAACCAGGCGGTGTTCGCCAAGACCGGACGCATCACTTGGCAGGGCCCGGCTTTGGGCGAAGACTTTGGCCCAAACGAAGAACCCGACGACATCATGCAAGCCTGTTTTGACGACTTGCTGCTGGAGCAAGGGGAGGGCACGGGCTGGCAATTGCCCAAGGCCGAGGCGGAGCGATCCGTGCGGGCCAGCAACGCGCCGCTGTGGGGCGGCAACCTTTCGGTGTTGGTGTCCTTGCTGGGCACGCCGTACTTTCCGCCCATCAAGGGCGGTGTGCTTTTTCTTGAAGATGTGGGTGTGCACCCCTACCAGATTGAGCGCATGTTGACGCAGTTACTGCACGCAGGCGTTCTGTCCCAGCAAAAAGCGGTGCTGATCGGCCAATTCACACGCTACAAGCTGGTGCCCACGCACGACAAAGGTTTCAAGCTGGCCACCGTGGTCGATTGGTTGCGCGGCCAGACCAAGGTCCCGGTGCTCAGTGGTTTGCCTTTTGGCCATGTGGCCACCAAGGTGCTGCTGCCCGTGGGGGCCAAGGTGGACCTCGTCACCGAAGGGCGTGACGCGCTGATAGTTTGGGGCCACATTTAA
- a CDS encoding folate-binding protein encodes MTTSSTAPLDHFASQLQGITALPHLGVIQAQGEDAANFLHNQLSNDVLLLPVGQSRLAAFCSAKGRMQASFVVIKTAPDTVLLVMSIDLLAQTLKRLSMFVLRAKVKMSDATSQWQLRGLLGDSARAVLAEATPWQTTSNDGAHAVALYPAVLGDTQVPRALWLGAPSQTLPAGAALSTEVWAWAEVMSGVTLVSQPVFEAFVPQMLNYESVGGVNFKKGCYPGQEVVARSQFRGTLKRRTALAHSPAALAAGQDVFTPTDPEQPCATVVLSAARPDGRGFDALVSGTLESQQTGWRVGSVQCEALELLPLPYELLADI; translated from the coding sequence ATGACCACCTCATCCACCGCCCCCCTCGACCACTTCGCTTCACAGCTGCAAGGCATTACCGCCCTGCCCCATCTCGGCGTGATCCAGGCCCAAGGCGAAGACGCGGCCAACTTTTTGCACAACCAACTGAGCAACGATGTGCTGCTCTTGCCCGTAGGCCAGTCCCGTCTGGCTGCTTTTTGCTCGGCCAAGGGCCGGATGCAGGCCAGCTTTGTGGTCATCAAAACCGCGCCCGACACCGTTTTGCTGGTCATGAGCATCGATTTGTTGGCCCAGACGCTTAAGCGCCTGTCCATGTTTGTGCTGCGCGCCAAGGTCAAAATGAGCGATGCAACCAGCCAGTGGCAGCTGCGCGGCTTATTGGGCGACAGCGCCCGCGCCGTTTTGGCTGAAGCCACACCCTGGCAAACCACCAGCAACGACGGGGCCCATGCCGTGGCGCTTTATCCAGCTGTGCTGGGCGACACCCAAGTGCCCCGCGCCCTTTGGCTGGGCGCGCCATCTCAAACACTGCCTGCCGGAGCAGCGCTGTCCACCGAAGTTTGGGCCTGGGCCGAAGTCATGAGCGGCGTGACCTTGGTCAGTCAACCTGTGTTCGAGGCCTTCGTGCCGCAAATGCTCAATTACGAATCGGTCGGTGGCGTCAACTTCAAAAAAGGCTGCTACCCCGGGCAAGAAGTCGTGGCCCGCAGCCAGTTTCGCGGCACGCTCAAGCGCCGCACAGCCCTGGCGCACAGTCCTGCGGCCTTGGCGGCGGGGCAAGACGTTTTCACCCCCACCGACCCTGAACAGCCCTGCGCCACTGTGGTGCTGAGCGCGGCGCGCCCTGATGGACGGGGTTTTGATGCGCTGGTCAGCGGAACGCTGGAGAGCCAGCAGACTGGGTGGCGGGTGGGCAGCGTGCAATGCGAAGCGTTGGAACTGCTACCGCTGCCTTACGAATTGCTGGCCGATATTTAA
- a CDS encoding YbgC/FadM family acyl-CoA thioesterase, with amino-acid sequence MKRQDFRLSHRMRVRWVEVDMQKIVFNGHYLMYFDTAVTEYWRQLAMPYAETMHQLGGDLFVKKASLEYHASAEMDDFLEVCMRCDRVGNSSMSFSGAIFRGDQLLITSEMVYVYADPVAKKSQPIPAPLRDLLESFERGEDMVQVHVGSWHDFHKQASPLRHEVFVDEQKVPVEMELDHEDETALHAVALNRMGFCLATGRLIQHAPGVARIGRMAVKKQMRGSDLGRRVLHALMDAAQHRGDTQVILHAQCSAEGFYKRSGFEPHGGVFEDAGMAHIEMVREL; translated from the coding sequence ATGAAACGCCAAGACTTCCGTTTGTCTCACCGCATGCGCGTGCGCTGGGTGGAGGTGGACATGCAAAAGATCGTCTTCAACGGTCACTACCTCATGTATTTCGATACCGCCGTCACCGAATACTGGCGGCAACTGGCCATGCCTTACGCGGAGACCATGCACCAGTTGGGCGGCGATTTGTTTGTCAAAAAGGCCAGCTTGGAGTACCACGCCAGCGCCGAAATGGACGATTTTCTGGAGGTGTGCATGCGTTGCGACCGGGTGGGCAACTCGTCCATGTCGTTTTCTGGGGCGATTTTTCGGGGCGATCAATTGCTGATCACCAGCGAGATGGTCTATGTGTACGCCGACCCGGTGGCCAAAAAGAGCCAGCCCATCCCGGCCCCGCTGCGCGACCTGCTCGAAAGCTTTGAGCGCGGTGAAGACATGGTGCAGGTGCATGTGGGTTCTTGGCACGACTTCCACAAACAGGCCAGCCCGCTGCGCCACGAGGTGTTTGTGGATGAGCAAAAAGTGCCCGTTGAGATGGAGTTGGACCACGAGGACGAGACCGCCTTGCACGCCGTGGCGCTGAACCGCATGGGCTTTTGCCTGGCCACAGGCCGCCTGATCCAACACGCGCCAGGTGTGGCCCGCATCGGACGCATGGCCGTCAAAAAGCAGATGCGCGGCAGCGATCTGGGCCGCCGCGTGCTGCACGCCCTGATGGACGCCGCGCAGCACCGGGGCGATACCCAGGTGATCCTGCACGCCCAATGCAGTGCCGAGGGCTTTTACAAACGCTCAGGCTTTGAGCCGCATGGGGGTGTTTTTGAGGATGCGGGGATGGCGCACATCGAGATGGTGCGGGAGCTGTGA
- a CDS encoding penicillin acylase family protein: MKWIGRLVLLLLAAVLVAGGALAVHLLRSLPQLDGQLKLAGLSSDVTVTRDAADVTHIEGASALDTWRALGFVHAQERGWQLEFNRRLMRGELSEILGAATLDTDKLMRTLGIIGMAQKQLKGLSPATQAALQAYSDGIQNAWAGGAVRPSPEFKLLGTVAGGPKGQAWSPEDSLGWALMMALDLGGNWGQEFARLSASQVLNHEQLWQLMPPYPGEKPATAVDLPALYAELGVYAPKDKAASAIHTAPNALAQWSADWVRDVGILEGKGSNNWVVPGSRTVSGKPLLANDPHLALSSPAIWYFARLKAPAGQLPGGHKHPALDVIGATLPGLPFVVLGRTQGVAWGFTNTGPDVQDLYLEQLDATKPGQYRTPTGWAAFEARAETIRVKGQGDVTLQVRNTRHGPVISDVQPQYRQLINGQRYAVSLRWSALTEDNKTVESGMLTNWAQTVPELQKAFTDNHAPMQSVVMADTLGEVAFQAVGKLPLRSPQNDIRGVAPAPGWLARYDWTGWLPANQNPALNRDTIEAKGWHATANQNILSPGYAHFVGSDWTTPERFDRIEQLLAARPQHSRTSLQAIQNDVISLGAKSLLPVVLTAKPQHPLGDQALKMLITFDGQMTADSAAALVFNVWADELTRGLLVPHLGADRFKALYGKRHFRAAVEGILKRSDPFWCGAAGCPVQVSAALDRALSRIAAKQGQNMSAWRWGAWHPAISSHKPFGKVPLLNTLFDVRTESAGDLFTVNVGQYWANDPKEPFANRHAASMRAVYDLADPEQSVFIYQTGQSGHVFDTRSRSMASAWAAGHYRPLQQNSTAVHRLTLTP, encoded by the coding sequence ATGAAATGGATCGGACGACTTGTTTTGCTGCTGCTGGCCGCTGTGTTGGTGGCGGGCGGCGCATTGGCCGTGCACTTGCTGCGCAGTCTGCCGCAACTGGACGGACAGCTCAAGTTGGCAGGCTTGAGTAGCGATGTCACCGTCACCCGCGACGCTGCGGATGTGACACACATTGAAGGGGCCTCCGCTTTGGACACCTGGCGCGCACTGGGATTTGTGCACGCGCAAGAACGCGGCTGGCAACTCGAATTCAATCGCCGCCTGATGCGCGGCGAGTTGTCTGAAATTTTGGGTGCGGCCACGCTGGACACCGACAAACTCATGCGCACGCTGGGCATCATCGGCATGGCCCAAAAACAGTTGAAGGGTTTATCGCCCGCAACGCAAGCAGCCCTGCAGGCCTACAGCGACGGCATTCAAAACGCTTGGGCGGGTGGCGCGGTTCGACCATCGCCCGAATTCAAACTGCTTGGCACCGTGGCAGGCGGCCCCAAAGGCCAGGCCTGGTCGCCCGAAGACAGCTTGGGCTGGGCGCTGATGATGGCGCTTGATCTGGGGGGCAACTGGGGGCAGGAATTCGCCCGTTTGTCGGCCTCGCAGGTGCTCAACCATGAGCAACTGTGGCAACTCATGCCGCCTTACCCCGGTGAAAAACCCGCCACCGCAGTGGACCTGCCGGCCTTGTATGCCGAGTTGGGTGTGTACGCCCCCAAGGACAAAGCCGCTTCGGCAATCCATACCGCCCCCAACGCCCTGGCCCAATGGTCAGCCGACTGGGTGCGTGATGTCGGTATTCTGGAAGGCAAGGGCAGCAACAACTGGGTGGTGCCCGGCAGTCGCACCGTCAGTGGCAAGCCCCTGCTGGCCAACGACCCGCATCTGGCTTTGAGCTCACCTGCCATCTGGTATTTCGCGCGCCTCAAAGCGCCTGCAGGGCAGTTGCCCGGTGGGCACAAACACCCCGCGCTGGATGTGATCGGGGCGACATTGCCCGGTTTGCCCTTTGTGGTGCTGGGTCGCACCCAAGGTGTGGCTTGGGGCTTCACCAACACCGGCCCGGACGTTCAAGACCTGTACCTCGAACAGCTGGACGCCACCAAACCTGGCCAGTACCGCACACCCACCGGCTGGGCGGCGTTTGAGGCGCGTGCCGAAACCATCCGAGTCAAAGGGCAGGGCGATGTGACCCTCCAAGTGCGCAACACCCGCCACGGCCCGGTTATCAGCGATGTGCAACCGCAATACCGCCAGCTCATCAACGGCCAGCGCTACGCGGTGAGCCTGCGCTGGTCGGCCTTGACCGAGGACAACAAAACCGTGGAATCGGGCATGCTGACCAACTGGGCGCAAACCGTGCCCGAGTTGCAAAAAGCCTTCACCGACAACCATGCGCCCATGCAAAGCGTGGTCATGGCCGACACGCTGGGCGAGGTGGCGTTTCAGGCCGTGGGCAAACTGCCCCTACGGTCGCCGCAAAATGACATCCGGGGCGTCGCGCCGGCCCCCGGCTGGTTGGCCCGATACGACTGGACCGGCTGGTTACCCGCGAACCAAAACCCCGCTTTGAACCGCGACACCATCGAAGCGAAGGGCTGGCACGCCACTGCCAACCAGAACATCCTGTCGCCCGGTTACGCGCATTTTGTAGGCAGCGATTGGACCACGCCCGAGCGCTTTGACCGGATCGAACAACTGCTCGCTGCCAGACCCCAACACAGCCGAACAAGCCTGCAAGCCATTCAAAACGATGTCATATCGTTGGGTGCCAAGTCGCTGCTGCCGGTGGTGCTGACGGCCAAACCGCAACACCCGCTGGGCGATCAGGCTTTGAAAATGCTCATCACTTTTGATGGGCAAATGACAGCGGACAGCGCCGCTGCGCTGGTCTTCAACGTTTGGGCCGATGAATTGACACGGGGCTTGCTGGTGCCGCATCTGGGTGCCGATCGGTTCAAAGCCCTTTACGGCAAACGCCATTTCCGCGCGGCGGTGGAGGGCATCTTGAAACGCTCGGACCCTTTTTGGTGTGGCGCTGCTGGCTGCCCTGTGCAAGTGTCTGCGGCACTCGATCGGGCGTTGAGCCGCATTGCCGCCAAACAAGGCCAAAACATGAGTGCGTGGCGCTGGGGTGCTTGGCATCCGGCCATCAGCAGCCACAAGCCCTTTGGCAAAGTGCCTTTGCTGAACACCTTGTTTGATGTGCGCACCGAAAGTGCAGGGGACTTGTTTACGGTGAATGTCGGTCAGTACTGGGCCAATGACCCCAAAGAGCCCTTTGCCAACCGCCATGCGGCTTCCATGCGCGCGGTGTATGACTTGGCCGATCCTGAGCAATCGGTCTTCATTTACCAAACGGGTCAATCTGGCCATGTTTTTGATACCCGTAGCCGCTCGATGGCCAGCGCTTGGGCTGCGGGCCATTACCGCCCGCTGCAACAAAACAGCACAGCTGTTCACCGATTGACGCTGACCCCGTGA
- the mltG gene encoding endolytic transglycosylase MltG, whose amino-acid sequence MKGWFKGLVGLGVLALALAAAAYFWVQGPMPLRAPAATPVDLSIEPGTSAKAIAQAVADAGVDTSPTLLYAWFRLSGQSRQMRAGSYEIAPGTSPERLLNMLVRGEESLRTVTIVEGWSWRQVRQALAKAEHLKSDSRALDDAALMVQLGRPGVAPEGRFYPDTYSYAKGASDLAVLQRAMKAMDKQLQHAWDARQPGAALQSPEQALILASIVEKETGKAQDRAQISGVFNNRLRIGMRLQTDPTVIYGLGEAFEGDLRRVHLTTDNPWNTYTRGGLPPTPIAMPGKAALLAAVQPAKTPALYFVAKGDGSSHFSATLDEHNRAVNRYQRGQK is encoded by the coding sequence ATCAAAGGTTGGTTCAAGGGCTTGGTGGGTTTGGGCGTGCTGGCCTTGGCACTGGCTGCGGCCGCCTATTTTTGGGTGCAAGGCCCCATGCCGCTGCGTGCGCCAGCGGCTACCCCGGTCGATTTGTCGATCGAGCCGGGCACATCGGCCAAAGCCATCGCGCAGGCTGTGGCCGATGCCGGTGTGGACACATCACCCACCTTGCTTTACGCGTGGTTTCGCCTGTCTGGCCAGTCGCGTCAAATGCGCGCCGGAAGTTATGAAATCGCCCCCGGCACGTCGCCCGAGCGTTTGCTGAACATGCTGGTGCGGGGCGAAGAGAGCCTGCGCACCGTGACGATCGTGGAGGGCTGGAGCTGGCGGCAAGTGCGCCAGGCCTTGGCCAAGGCTGAGCACCTGAAATCCGACAGCCGGGCGCTGGACGACGCGGCCTTGATGGTCCAGCTGGGACGCCCCGGCGTGGCCCCGGAAGGGCGCTTTTATCCAGATACCTATTCGTATGCCAAGGGCGCGAGTGACTTGGCGGTGTTGCAGCGGGCCATGAAGGCCATGGACAAACAATTACAGCACGCCTGGGATGCTCGGCAACCCGGCGCGGCATTGCAGTCGCCCGAGCAGGCCCTGATTTTGGCGAGCATTGTCGAAAAGGAAACCGGCAAGGCCCAAGACCGAGCTCAGATTTCGGGTGTATTCAACAACCGGCTGCGCATCGGCATGCGGCTGCAAACCGACCCGACGGTGATTTATGGTCTGGGCGAAGCTTTTGAAGGCGATTTGCGCCGTGTCCACCTGACGACCGACAACCCCTGGAACACCTACACCCGTGGTGGCTTGCCGCCCACGCCGATTGCCATGCCGGGCAAGGCGGCCTTGTTGGCGGCGGTGCAACCCGCCAAGACGCCAGCTCTGTACTTTGTGGCCAAAGGCGATGGCAGCAGCCACTTCAGTGCCACGCTGGACGAGCACAACCGGGCGGTGAACCGTTATCAGCGCGGGCAGAAGTAA
- a CDS encoding DNA polymerase III subunit delta' gives MSAVLNAPWIARQATDLLAQRGHAWLLQGPSGLGQYELALALVSAWLCEKPTPQGACGECPSCHAVSVHTHADLAVLMPETVMIELGWPLSEKAQDEIDKKTRKPSKEIRVDAMRDAVEFSQRTNARGRGKAVLVFPAERMNTITANALLKTLEEPPGDVRFVLATEAAHMLLPTIRSRCLAHTLKWPEADEALTWLSGQGVPTPVAQALLRSAGGRPTDVLRQAETGLTPDWWAALPQAMRGGDARHLADLSPAQAIDALQKLCHDLVLRQSGAAPRFFEATQLPATQASVPTLSDWFKRLMTSARTAEHPFNAGLMLEALTADAQQTLLSKG, from the coding sequence ATGAGCGCTGTTTTGAACGCCCCGTGGATTGCGCGCCAGGCCACTGATTTGCTGGCCCAACGTGGTCACGCTTGGTTGTTGCAAGGCCCATCAGGTTTGGGCCAATACGAATTGGCCTTGGCCCTGGTGTCGGCCTGGCTTTGCGAAAAGCCCACACCCCAAGGTGCTTGTGGCGAATGCCCAAGCTGCCATGCTGTCTCTGTGCACACCCACGCCGACCTGGCGGTGCTGATGCCTGAAACGGTGATGATCGAGCTGGGTTGGCCTTTGTCTGAAAAAGCCCAGGACGAGATCGACAAGAAAACCCGCAAGCCCAGCAAAGAGATCCGGGTGGATGCCATGCGAGACGCGGTGGAGTTTTCGCAGCGCACCAACGCGCGGGGTCGCGGCAAGGCGGTGCTGGTGTTTCCGGCTGAGCGCATGAACACCATCACGGCCAACGCCTTGCTCAAAACACTCGAAGAGCCGCCGGGCGATGTGCGCTTTGTGCTGGCCACCGAGGCGGCGCACATGCTGCTGCCCACCATCCGCAGCCGCTGCTTGGCCCACACCCTGAAGTGGCCCGAAGCCGACGAAGCTTTGACTTGGCTGAGCGGGCAGGGCGTTCCCACCCCCGTGGCGCAGGCTTTGCTGCGCAGTGCGGGCGGCCGCCCCACCGATGTGCTGCGCCAAGCCGAAACCGGTTTGACGCCCGATTGGTGGGCCGCTTTGCCCCAGGCCATGCGAGGGGGCGATGCCCGGCACTTGGCCGATTTGAGCCCTGCTCAAGCCATCGATGCCTTGCAAAAGCTTTGCCACGATTTGGTGTTGCGCCAGTCGGGTGCTGCGCCGCGCTTTTTCGAGGCCACCCAATTGCCCGCGACCCAAGCGTCGGTGCCGACCCTGAGCGATTGGTTCAAACGGCTGATGACGTCGGCCCGAACCGCCGAACACCCTTTCAATGCCGGTTTGATGCTCGAAGCGCTGACCGCCGATGCCCAACAAACCCTGCTGTCCAAGGGCTGA
- the tmk gene encoding dTMP kinase — protein MTRGLFISFEGIDGAGKSTHIARVAELFRQAGRGVVLTREPGGTPLSEKLRELVLHEPMDALTEALLMFAARREHLVQVIEPALRRGDVVLCDRFTDATFAYQGGGRGFDWQVLVQLERMVQALPDGALRQPELTVWFDLDPQIAAQRLASARVPDKFESQPADFFASVRAGYARRMAETPDRFARIDAAQSLDAVGFDVGRVATKWLKRVAA, from the coding sequence ATGACACGCGGTTTGTTCATCAGTTTTGAAGGCATCGACGGCGCGGGTAAATCCACGCACATCGCGCGCGTGGCTGAACTGTTTCGCCAAGCGGGCAGGGGGGTGGTCCTCACACGCGAGCCTGGGGGCACCCCGTTATCAGAAAAACTGCGCGAGTTGGTGCTGCACGAACCCATGGACGCGCTGACCGAGGCGCTGTTGATGTTTGCGGCCCGCCGTGAGCATCTCGTACAGGTGATCGAGCCCGCACTGCGCCGAGGCGATGTGGTGTTGTGCGACCGCTTCACTGACGCCACTTTTGCCTATCAAGGTGGCGGGCGTGGGTTTGACTGGCAGGTGCTGGTGCAGCTGGAGCGCATGGTGCAGGCCTTGCCCGATGGCGCTTTGCGCCAACCCGAGCTGACCGTCTGGTTTGATTTGGACCCCCAAATTGCAGCGCAGCGCTTGGCCTCAGCCCGCGTGCCGGACAAGTTTGAATCGCAACCTGCCGACTTTTTTGCTTCGGTTCGTGCAGGCTACGCCCGGCGCATGGCTGAGACGCCTGATCGGTTTGCTCGCATCGATGCTGCTCAAAGCCTGGACGCCGTGGGATTTGACGTGGGACGTGTGGCGACCAAATGGTTGAAACGGGTTGCGGCATGA
- a CDS encoding TatD family hydrolase has translation MYTDSHCHLNFPELMSQLDSIQQAMVAAQVTRAMVICTTMEKFDEVHNLAMTNDNLWATVGVHPDNEGVREPSLQDLLDGAARPKVVAIGETGLDYYQMDERKGGRTVADMEWQRERFRTHIRAARQTGLPLVIHTRQASDDTIAILKEEGETGEAGCAGGVFHCFTESQEVARAALDLGFYISLSGILTFKTAADLREVAKFVPDDRLLIETDSPYLAPVPYRGKLNNPSYVPFVAKLLGELRGCSSEAIGELTTQNFLKLFVKTTA, from the coding sequence GTGTACACCGATTCCCATTGCCATTTGAATTTTCCTGAGCTGATGAGCCAGCTGGACAGCATCCAGCAGGCCATGGTGGCCGCCCAAGTGACCCGCGCCATGGTCATTTGCACCACGATGGAAAAGTTTGACGAAGTGCACAACTTGGCCATGACCAACGACAACCTGTGGGCCACGGTGGGTGTGCACCCGGACAACGAAGGCGTGCGCGAGCCCAGTTTGCAAGACCTGCTGGACGGCGCAGCTCGCCCCAAAGTGGTGGCCATTGGCGAGACGGGCCTGGACTATTACCAAATGGACGAGCGCAAAGGCGGCCGTACTGTGGCAGACATGGAATGGCAGCGTGAGCGTTTTCGCACCCACATCCGTGCAGCGCGCCAGACTGGTTTGCCGCTGGTGATCCACACCCGTCAGGCGTCAGACGACACCATCGCCATCTTGAAGGAAGAGGGCGAAACCGGCGAAGCAGGGTGCGCGGGCGGGGTGTTTCACTGCTTCACCGAAAGCCAAGAGGTCGCCCGAGCGGCCCTGGATTTGGGTTTTTACATTTCCTTGTCGGGCATTTTGACCTTCAAGACCGCTGCGGATTTGCGCGAAGTGGCTAAATTTGTGCCCGATGACCGATTGTTGATCGAGACCGATAGCCCTTATTTGGCGCCCGTGCCTTACCGCGGCAAGCTCAACAACCCTTCTTATGTGCCCTTTGTGGCCAAACTATTGGGTGAGTTGCGTGGCTGCAGTTCCGAGGCGATTGGGGAATTGACGACCCAGAATTTCCTGAAATTGTTTGTTAAAACAACGGCTTAA
- a CDS encoding ankyrin repeat domain-containing protein, giving the protein MHYFNYLKKVIAFIGFISFSNLSYAGAYEDFFQAVKFDNVRTVQALLQRGFDPNTVNPEGVPALMLAVREPSLKVAELLASWPKTKTELRNDKDESVLMLAALKGHFSLVQKLVEHDADVNKPGWTPLHYAASAGHVHILEYLLEHSAYIDAESPNGTTPLMMAAMYGSPEAVKVLIQAGADLSHKNQLGLSAWDFAVRGQRQNSKELIETGLARHAARQNQATPKAGQQIPAVPSPSLPK; this is encoded by the coding sequence ATGCATTACTTCAATTATCTTAAAAAAGTCATTGCTTTCATTGGATTTATTTCTTTTTCAAATCTTTCATATGCAGGTGCTTACGAGGACTTCTTTCAAGCGGTCAAGTTTGACAATGTGCGCACCGTTCAAGCCTTGCTTCAACGTGGTTTTGATCCCAACACGGTCAACCCTGAGGGCGTTCCAGCCTTGATGCTGGCGGTGCGAGAACCATCTCTGAAGGTGGCTGAGTTGCTGGCCAGTTGGCCCAAAACCAAAACCGAGCTGCGAAACGACAAAGACGAAAGTGTGTTGATGTTGGCTGCTCTCAAAGGCCATTTCAGTTTGGTACAAAAACTGGTTGAACACGATGCCGATGTGAACAAACCTGGCTGGACACCTTTGCATTACGCAGCGTCTGCTGGCCATGTGCACATCCTCGAGTACCTGCTAGAGCACAGCGCCTACATTGATGCTGAGTCACCCAACGGCACCACGCCACTGATGATGGCCGCCATGTACGGCAGCCCTGAAGCCGTTAAGGTGCTGATTCAGGCAGGTGCTGATTTAAGCCATAAAAACCAACTGGGTCTCAGCGCTTGGGATTTTGCAGTGCGCGGCCAGCGTCAAAATTCCAAAGAACTCATTGAAACCGGATTGGCGCGTCATGCGGCTCGTCAAAACCAGGCTACACCCAAGGCGGGCCAGCAAATTCCTGCTGTGCCCAGCCCATCCTTACCCAAGTGA